A window from Exiguobacterium marinum DSM 16307 encodes these proteins:
- a CDS encoding NCS2 family permease: MSTQLKQDQQQTTTSRIDRYFQLTALGTSVRTELVAGFTTFLAMAYILFVNPNVLGAAGMDTGAVFVATGLVAVVGSLTMGLLANYPIAIAPGMGLNAFFAYSVVIGMGIPWQTALSGVLVSGLFFIVLTLSGIRETIVNAIPAPLKMAVAAGIGFFIAFIGLKNAGIVVANEATLVGLGSLGTGTTLLAVFGLVVSALLMARDVKGGIFIGMLLTAIVGMIFGLVPTPTAISDVVSMPPSMSSTFGQAFINFGDVFTLQMLVVILTFFFIDFFDTAGTLVAVARQAGIMKENKVPRASKALMADSTATVAGAIFGTSTATSYVESSAGVAAGGRTGLTAVFAGLFFGLALFFSPLLAVVTAPVTAPALIIVGVLMASALLDIDWKKIEIAVPAFLTIIMMPLTSSIATGIGLGFILYPLMMIAKGKTKEIHPIMYGMLIIFLAYFMFLPHA, from the coding sequence ATGAGCACACAGCTCAAGCAAGACCAACAACAAACGACAACGAGTCGGATCGATCGCTATTTCCAACTCACAGCACTCGGGACGAGCGTTCGCACGGAACTTGTCGCAGGCTTCACAACGTTCCTTGCGATGGCGTACATCCTCTTCGTTAACCCGAACGTTCTTGGAGCAGCAGGGATGGATACAGGAGCGGTCTTCGTGGCGACGGGTCTTGTCGCAGTAGTCGGTTCGTTGACGATGGGACTTCTCGCAAACTACCCAATTGCGATTGCGCCGGGCATGGGCCTCAACGCGTTCTTCGCATACAGTGTCGTCATCGGGATGGGTATACCATGGCAAACGGCTTTGTCAGGTGTACTCGTATCAGGTCTCTTCTTTATCGTATTGACGCTCTCAGGGATTCGCGAAACGATTGTTAACGCAATTCCGGCTCCGCTCAAAATGGCGGTCGCTGCAGGGATTGGTTTCTTCATCGCTTTCATCGGTTTGAAAAATGCAGGCATCGTTGTTGCGAATGAAGCAACACTCGTAGGTCTTGGTTCGCTTGGAACGGGAACGACGCTTCTCGCGGTATTCGGACTTGTCGTCAGTGCCTTGCTTATGGCGCGCGACGTAAAAGGTGGTATTTTCATCGGGATGTTGTTGACGGCAATCGTCGGTATGATTTTCGGTCTTGTGCCGACTCCGACAGCGATTTCAGACGTTGTATCGATGCCGCCGAGTATGTCATCTACATTCGGTCAAGCATTCATCAACTTCGGTGATGTGTTCACGCTTCAAATGCTCGTTGTTATCTTGACGTTCTTCTTTATCGACTTCTTTGATACGGCTGGAACGCTCGTCGCGGTAGCGCGTCAAGCGGGAATCATGAAAGAAAACAAAGTACCACGTGCGAGTAAGGCGTTAATGGCTGATTCGACAGCAACGGTAGCGGGTGCGATTTTTGGAACATCTACAGCGACTTCATATGTTGAGTCGTCAGCAGGTGTCGCGGCAGGCGGACGTACAGGGTTGACTGCAGTCTTTGCAGGATTGTTCTTCGGTTTGGCGTTGTTCTTCTCGCCTCTCTTGGCAGTTGTTACGGCACCAGTCACGGCTCCGGCGCTCATCATTGTCGGTGTACTCATGGCTTCGGCTCTTCTTGATATTGATTGGAAGAAAATCGAAATCGCCGTACCAGCTTTCTTGACGATCATTATGATGCCTTTGACATCTTCAATCGCAACAGGAATTGGGCTTGGGTTCATCCTTTACCCACTCATGATGATTGCGAAAGGAAAGACAAAAGAAATTCATCCAATCATGTATGGGATGTTAATCATCTTCTTGGCATACTTCATGTTCTTGCCACACGCATAA
- the guaA gene encoding glutamine-hydrolyzing GMP synthase, producing MILVLDFGGQYNQLITRRVRDLGVYSELHSHKMTADEIRELNPVGIIFSGGPNSVYAEGAYRCDPEIFELGIPIFGICYGMQLMTHHFGGRVERAAHREYGKATLFSTPEASAIYSGLPVEHTVWMSHGDLVMEAPEGFIVDGTNPSCPVASIKNDELKMYGVQYHPEVRHSEYGNDILKNFIYEVCGAKGEWSMENFIDIEVEKIREIVGNKQVLCALSGGVDSSVVAALVHRAIGDQLTCMFVDHGLLRKGEADSVMKTFADGFNMKVIKIDAQERFLTKLAGVSDPEQKRKIIGNEFIYVFDEEASKLVDMDFLAQGTLYTDIIESGTDTAQTIKSHHNVGGLPEDMNFTLIEPLNTLFKDEVRALGTELGLPDYIVWRQPFPGPGLGIRVLGEITEEKLEIVRESDAILRDEVKKAGLERDIWQYFTVLTPIRSVGVMGDERTYDYAVGVRAVTSIDGMTSDWARIPWDVLEKISVRIVNEVSHVNRVLYDITSKPPATIEWE from the coding sequence ATGATTTTGGTGCTCGATTTTGGTGGACAGTACAACCAGTTGATCACGCGTCGTGTCCGTGACCTTGGCGTATACAGTGAATTGCATTCGCATAAGATGACGGCAGACGAGATTCGCGAATTGAACCCAGTCGGCATCATCTTCTCAGGTGGACCGAACAGCGTATACGCGGAAGGCGCATATCGCTGCGACCCGGAAATCTTTGAACTCGGCATTCCGATTTTCGGAATTTGTTACGGCATGCAACTCATGACGCATCATTTCGGTGGTCGTGTCGAACGTGCCGCACATCGTGAATACGGGAAAGCGACATTGTTCTCAACGCCGGAAGCATCAGCGATTTACAGCGGTCTTCCAGTCGAACATACAGTATGGATGAGCCACGGTGACCTCGTCATGGAAGCACCAGAAGGATTCATCGTTGATGGGACGAACCCATCTTGTCCGGTCGCTTCAATCAAAAATGATGAGCTGAAAATGTATGGTGTACAATACCACCCAGAGGTCCGTCACTCAGAATACGGAAACGACATCTTGAAAAACTTCATCTATGAAGTGTGTGGTGCTAAAGGCGAATGGTCGATGGAGAACTTTATCGATATCGAAGTGGAGAAAATCCGTGAAATCGTTGGCAACAAACAAGTGCTTTGTGCCCTTTCAGGTGGAGTCGATTCATCTGTCGTTGCGGCACTCGTTCATCGCGCAATCGGTGATCAGTTGACATGTATGTTTGTTGACCATGGTCTTCTTCGTAAAGGGGAAGCGGATAGCGTCATGAAGACGTTCGCAGACGGATTTAATATGAAAGTCATTAAAATCGATGCGCAAGAACGTTTCTTGACGAAATTGGCTGGTGTGTCAGACCCTGAGCAAAAACGTAAGATTATCGGAAACGAGTTCATCTATGTGTTTGATGAAGAAGCTTCGAAACTTGTCGATATGGACTTCCTTGCGCAAGGGACGCTCTATACAGACATCATCGAGAGCGGAACAGATACAGCGCAAACGATCAAATCACACCATAACGTCGGTGGATTACCGGAAGACATGAATTTCACGTTGATCGAACCGCTCAACACGCTCTTTAAAGACGAAGTCCGTGCGCTCGGTACCGAGCTCGGTCTTCCTGACTATATCGTTTGGCGCCAACCGTTCCCGGGTCCAGGCCTCGGAATCCGTGTCCTCGGTGAGATCACGGAAGAGAAGTTAGAAATCGTCCGTGAATCGGATGCTATTTTGCGTGACGAAGTGAAGAAAGCAGGTCTTGAACGAGACATCTGGCAATACTTCACGGTGCTCACACCAATCCGCTCGGTCGGAGTCATGGGTGACGAGCGTACGTACGACTATGCTGTCGGTGTTCGTGCGGTCACTTCAATCGATGGGATGACGTCAGATTGGGCACGTATTCCATGGGATGTACTTGAGAAAATCTCTGTCCGGATTGTCAACGAAGTCAGCCACGTCAACCGTGTGCTGTATGACATTACGTCTAAGCCACCTGCAACAATCGAATGGGAATAA
- a CDS encoding transglutaminase domain-containing protein translates to MRTWVTRIVYTILAAYLLSFWIEPIVGSTTFDVNWPFYFLLIVPMFASLLPWTAFLSISFLNFLVVLYVYHGSIFDWFGIWMEDFTGVISGELPNEAIFFSAMALIGLLFAVLVGRTYPSYGFVLGMIVSTLGVMAYFDTWTLYDGEGDILYAIITSLLLLFVTDLAKRPSQSLVRFVSIGLLLSVVVALASASPTLEGDWSDRITTSFRNATTEGDGNGPGRVGYGVSDEALGGPFEQDDGIVFIARGAPARYWRIESKAIYTGKGWIAAPVLDSNYNRGQLVDAEVDTTPEQAILRFDRRQSFVPYGGEYPQAAETESGTEFLVGDIERDFPNETINIQPSGKIVFENEGQATPRTIQLRYSVPAFSEEQLDLNEDVTSLTEEETQVYLQLPTSLPDRVRDLAAEITAESETPNEKAEAVEAYFRNGEFQYDTENVAQPQDDTDYVDQFLFDTQIGYCDNFSTSAAVLLRANGIPTRWVKGFTMGDTRGVIQGEEEHTIRNRHAHSWVEYFIEGAGWVPLEATISFSDANLLQMEQETDTNDSTPVTNDPQASQDNNPQNRPQEDLLIDDVTTGDVQEEGRSIPIWGWVIILFVVAVLIWNRKIIERQIMYVWWMSRPLTDGSLVSMHRYLMKRLRANGFKIDGRTPSELAKEVDAYYETNDMTRLTALFEQAVYAEQEPNSKYKEYWKIMIRRIMS, encoded by the coding sequence ATGAGAACTTGGGTGACCCGCATTGTTTATACGATACTTGCCGCCTATTTGTTGTCGTTCTGGATTGAACCGATTGTTGGAAGTACAACGTTTGATGTGAATTGGCCGTTTTATTTCCTTCTCATCGTGCCGATGTTCGCAAGTCTTCTCCCGTGGACTGCTTTTCTTAGTATTTCATTTCTCAATTTTCTAGTCGTCCTATACGTCTATCACGGAAGTATTTTCGACTGGTTCGGGATTTGGATGGAAGACTTCACAGGTGTCATAAGCGGAGAGTTACCAAACGAGGCCATCTTTTTCTCTGCGATGGCGCTCATCGGGCTTCTGTTCGCCGTTCTTGTCGGACGAACGTATCCAAGTTACGGATTTGTGCTTGGGATGATTGTATCCACACTTGGTGTCATGGCTTACTTCGACACGTGGACACTATATGACGGTGAAGGTGACATCCTTTATGCTATCATCACATCGCTGCTCCTGTTATTCGTCACGGATTTGGCGAAACGACCGAGTCAATCACTCGTTCGGTTTGTCAGTATCGGTTTGTTGCTCAGTGTCGTTGTGGCCCTTGCGAGTGCGTCGCCGACGCTCGAGGGGGATTGGTCCGATCGAATCACCACGAGTTTCCGAAATGCGACAACAGAAGGCGATGGGAACGGACCGGGGCGTGTCGGATATGGTGTTAGCGATGAGGCGTTAGGTGGCCCGTTCGAACAAGATGACGGAATCGTCTTTATTGCACGCGGTGCACCGGCTCGCTATTGGCGTATTGAATCAAAAGCGATTTATACAGGGAAAGGTTGGATTGCGGCACCGGTACTCGATTCCAACTACAATCGTGGACAGTTAGTGGACGCGGAAGTGGATACGACACCGGAACAGGCGATTCTGCGTTTTGATCGTCGACAATCGTTCGTTCCATACGGTGGTGAATATCCACAAGCGGCGGAAACGGAATCTGGTACAGAGTTTTTGGTCGGTGATATAGAGCGGGATTTCCCGAACGAGACAATCAACATTCAACCTTCCGGGAAAATTGTATTTGAGAACGAGGGACAAGCGACGCCACGAACGATTCAACTCCGTTACAGTGTCCCCGCTTTCTCTGAAGAACAGCTCGATTTAAACGAAGACGTAACTTCGCTTACTGAAGAAGAAACGCAGGTTTATTTACAACTTCCAACCTCGTTACCGGATCGAGTGAGAGATTTAGCTGCTGAAATCACGGCGGAGAGTGAAACTCCGAACGAAAAAGCAGAGGCGGTTGAAGCTTACTTCCGGAATGGAGAATTTCAATATGATACGGAAAACGTGGCCCAACCGCAAGACGACACGGACTACGTCGACCAGTTCTTATTTGATACACAAATCGGCTATTGTGATAACTTCTCGACATCAGCAGCCGTCTTGTTGCGAGCAAATGGCATTCCGACACGTTGGGTAAAAGGATTTACGATGGGAGATACGCGGGGGGTCATTCAAGGGGAAGAAGAACATACGATTCGTAATCGTCATGCTCATTCATGGGTTGAGTATTTCATTGAAGGTGCGGGCTGGGTTCCGCTAGAGGCGACAATCAGTTTCTCGGACGCTAACTTACTACAAATGGAGCAAGAGACGGATACGAATGATTCGACCCCGGTTACGAACGATCCACAAGCGTCTCAAGACAACAATCCGCAAAATCGTCCACAAGAAGATTTATTAATCGATGATGTGACGACAGGTGACGTTCAAGAAGAGGGGCGCAGTATTCCGATATGGGGATGGGTGATCATTCTCTTCGTCGTGGCCGTCCTCATTTGGAACCGGAAGATCATCGAGCGGCAAATTATGTACGTCTGGTGGATGAGTCGTCCGCTCACAGACGGAAGTCTTGTTTCGATGCATCGATACTTGATGAAGCGACTTCGAGCAAATGGATTTAAAATCGATGGTCGGACGCCTTCGGAACTTGCCAAAGAAGTTGATGCCTACTATGAAACGAATGACATGACCCGCTTAACAGCTTTGTTTGAGCAAGCAGTCTATGCGGAACAAGAGCCGAATTCAAAATATAAAGAATATTGGAAAATCATGATTCGTCGAATTATGAGTTGA
- a CDS encoding DUF58 domain-containing protein gives MKNWMKLFVVWAAAFGLYSFARIEGSIVASTLWWSFAVLTVYWTLFMIYPVTAANVSRRVTTKRLVSGQVMDVELKIERKYPFLIGMVTLEERMPQRLIDEDKTIIVPVDRFFRRAEVVEYKIDAIKRGIHVFDRTILHVRDVFGLFDRRRTIRIETVVEVSPAELPFDLPRDEHVGGRGEQYRQTRTYTEVANTTSGVREYAAGDRIGRIDWKASARRGNLMTKTFDQEQEKKLSLVFVPSVSAGYEEAFERSLSLLVGAIRQLERKNLPFELYVIEDQVRLFHLPDQSAEVGHYLLTATPEAEGRLVERVKQNLPQQTGDLILISPFETASIRELMHETQGSYHLYTAVSEVMT, from the coding sequence ATGAAAAACTGGATGAAGCTGTTCGTTGTATGGGCGGCGGCATTCGGATTGTATTCATTTGCCCGCATCGAAGGAAGTATTGTCGCTTCGACGTTATGGTGGTCGTTCGCGGTGTTGACCGTCTATTGGACGCTTTTCATGATCTATCCAGTCACTGCGGCGAACGTCTCGCGACGTGTGACGACGAAACGTCTCGTCTCCGGTCAGGTGATGGATGTCGAACTGAAAATCGAACGGAAGTATCCTTTCTTGATTGGGATGGTGACGTTAGAAGAGCGAATGCCACAACGCTTAATTGATGAGGATAAGACTATTATCGTGCCGGTAGACCGTTTCTTCCGGCGTGCTGAAGTTGTCGAGTATAAAATCGATGCAATCAAACGAGGAATTCATGTCTTTGATCGAACGATTCTCCATGTTCGTGACGTGTTTGGGTTATTCGACCGTAGACGGACGATACGAATCGAGACAGTCGTTGAAGTATCTCCTGCTGAGCTGCCGTTTGATTTGCCACGAGATGAGCACGTCGGAGGACGTGGTGAGCAATATCGCCAAACGCGTACGTATACAGAAGTGGCCAATACGACAAGCGGAGTGCGTGAATATGCGGCAGGAGACCGAATCGGACGGATTGATTGGAAGGCATCTGCACGTCGAGGCAACTTGATGACTAAAACGTTTGACCAGGAACAAGAAAAGAAGCTCTCGCTCGTGTTTGTCCCTTCGGTCTCTGCTGGTTACGAGGAGGCGTTTGAACGCTCTTTGTCGCTACTCGTTGGTGCGATTCGCCAGTTAGAACGTAAAAATTTGCCGTTTGAACTATATGTGATTGAAGACCAGGTGAGGTTGTTTCATCTTCCGGACCAAAGCGCTGAGGTCGGTCATTACTTGCTGACTGCGACTCCGGAAGCGGAGGGGCGTCTCGTCGAGAGGGTGAAGCAGAATCTGCCCCAACAAACGGGGGATCTGATTTTAATCAGCCCGTTCGAGACCGCGTCAATCCGGGAACTCATGCATGAAACACAAGGAAGCTATCATCTATACACTGCGGTAAGTGAGGTGATGACATGA
- a CDS encoding AAA family ATPase yields MYRPTVQSIITAIETVIVGKEEVIAKSLTALLAGGHVLLEDVPGVGKTMLVRTFSRAIDLEFKRIQFTPDMLPSDLTGISMYNQKTREFEYRPGPLMGNIILADEINRTSPKTQSALLEAMAERSVTVDGELKVLPSPFFVMATQNPIEHEGTYPLPEAQLDRFLLKIEMGYPTFNEEIALLSRFEKDEPLETLHSVITKQEVERMQREVRDVHVSSAVKQYIVRLVHESRKDPHTYLGGSPRSTLALMKASQAWAYIHNRDFVLPDDVKALATSVLGHRVLLTAEARYKGKTSNQLIQDWLDTLPVPMDREVNEV; encoded by the coding sequence ATGTACCGTCCAACTGTCCAATCGATTATTACTGCCATTGAAACCGTTATTGTCGGAAAAGAAGAAGTCATCGCTAAAAGCTTAACTGCGTTGCTAGCAGGGGGACATGTCCTTTTAGAAGATGTACCAGGTGTCGGAAAGACGATGCTCGTTCGTACGTTTAGCCGAGCGATCGACTTAGAGTTTAAACGCATTCAATTCACACCTGACATGTTGCCATCCGATTTGACCGGTATTTCGATGTATAACCAAAAAACGAGAGAATTCGAATATCGTCCTGGTCCGCTCATGGGGAATATTATTTTGGCGGATGAAATCAACCGGACTTCTCCGAAGACGCAGTCGGCTCTTCTTGAGGCGATGGCGGAGCGAAGTGTGACAGTGGATGGGGAATTAAAAGTACTACCTTCACCATTTTTCGTCATGGCGACACAAAATCCGATTGAACATGAGGGGACGTACCCATTACCTGAAGCGCAATTGGATCGTTTCTTGCTCAAAATTGAAATGGGCTACCCGACATTCAATGAAGAAATTGCACTGTTATCACGTTTTGAAAAAGACGAGCCGCTCGAAACCCTTCATAGCGTAATCACGAAGCAAGAAGTCGAACGTATGCAGCGTGAAGTGAGAGATGTCCACGTATCGAGTGCAGTCAAACAATACATCGTGCGATTGGTACATGAGTCTCGGAAAGATCCGCATACGTATTTAGGCGGAAGTCCGCGGTCCACCCTTGCCTTGATGAAAGCATCACAAGCGTGGGCATATATTCATAATCGTGATTTCGTGTTGCCAGATGATGTCAAAGCACTGGCGACGAGTGTTCTCGGACATCGTGTCTTGTTGACGGCGGAAGCGCGTTATAAAGGAAAAACGTCGAATCAGTTGATTCAAGACTGGCTCGATACGTTACCTGTCCCGATGGATCGTGAGGTCAACGAGGTATGA
- a CDS encoding flavin reductase family protein has translation MLSIEPSALTEIDTYKFLIGSIVPRPIAFVTTRHEDVINAAPFSYFNVVSSVPPLVSVSVQRKDGVMKDTARNALRTNELVIHIVDETNVAHVNETAANLAADESELSRTNFTIQQSEVVSTPGIKEAKIRFECVLHHHLPIEYDGQTTADLLIARIVRFHIDRDLYKHGRIDAKQLAPVSRMAGNGYATLGEFFDLKRPE, from the coding sequence ATGTTATCGATTGAACCGTCTGCTTTGACTGAAATCGACACGTATAAGTTTTTGATTGGCAGCATTGTGCCGAGACCGATTGCCTTTGTCACAACACGACATGAGGATGTGATCAACGCGGCTCCATTTAGTTATTTCAACGTGGTTTCTTCCGTTCCTCCGCTCGTGTCGGTCTCTGTCCAACGAAAGGATGGAGTGATGAAGGATACAGCACGAAACGCGCTGCGCACGAATGAATTGGTGATTCATATCGTAGATGAAACGAATGTCGCCCATGTGAATGAGACGGCTGCAAACCTTGCAGCCGATGAGAGTGAACTGTCTCGCACGAACTTCACGATTCAACAAAGCGAAGTTGTTTCGACACCTGGGATCAAGGAAGCAAAAATCCGATTTGAGTGCGTATTACATCACCACCTCCCGATTGAATATGACGGACAGACGACTGCGGATTTGTTGATTGCACGAATTGTCCGTTTTCATATCGACCGTGATTTATATAAACACGGACGTATCGATGCAAAACAACTGGCTCCGGTCAGTCGAATGGCGGGGAATGGTTATGCGACACTCGGTGAATTTTTCGATTTGAAACGTCCGGAATAA
- a CDS encoding ATP-binding protein, translated as MISKWIEQLNSRQILSILYSVCGFSIILTAIGAWFVRDGDVSTLELTALRWIWMIGLVMFISAILLIGRPLIKRMTEQNHRLKTKKAKLESVLNESKINQMNLQYRNELIGVLASKESLFDYSSVIGKIVLLTKSEFGALLLAKDGEITSVVPKEMTEEQQESLKKDSLLLKRVMISKLPAATSKRVVDALHTYPYYIYESVIPIMDPSENSLIGCLYLARYDEQYDASEKSELNAFASQLAISLLRMQLYLQMQQDRKETAQLINSVREAILYVNYEDDTVVGNRAFIRMFDDLHFDYKGYEELSAINIDIEQLAKRVDQHEQFVRYFERVFSQDPPEDGLTISIDQGDCFIQLYAESIYRDRRLRGTMLVLRDVTAETEVDRMKSELVTTVSHELRTPLSSIYGFTELMLSRDLNESRRELYLHTIYDEAKRLSYLVSDFLDLQKMESGKQTFEWEPVDLYELVSNSVAFYQETTDLHELFIDVDIEQNFVIDADLEGMRQLFGNLLSNAIKYSPDGGNILVSLERIDEEVVIKVKDHGMGIPTASLPHLFGKFYRVDNSDRRKIGGTGLGLAICKEIAKAHDGQLHVESVYGEGSTFICELPASKEHIMQ; from the coding sequence ATGATCAGTAAGTGGATTGAACAACTCAACAGTCGTCAAATACTCAGTATTTTATATAGCGTATGTGGATTTAGTATCATTTTGACCGCGATTGGCGCTTGGTTTGTGCGAGATGGGGATGTCTCTACTCTCGAACTCACAGCCCTTCGATGGATTTGGATGATCGGGTTAGTTATGTTCATTAGTGCCATCTTACTCATCGGGCGTCCGCTCATCAAACGGATGACTGAACAAAACCATAGATTGAAGACCAAGAAAGCAAAGCTCGAGAGTGTACTAAACGAATCCAAGATAAATCAAATGAACCTTCAATATCGTAATGAATTAATCGGAGTATTGGCCTCAAAAGAATCGCTATTTGATTATTCATCTGTCATCGGAAAAATCGTGTTACTCACAAAATCCGAGTTTGGTGCGCTCCTACTCGCCAAAGACGGAGAAATTACGTCTGTCGTACCAAAAGAAATGACCGAAGAACAACAAGAAAGTCTCAAAAAAGATTCACTTTTACTCAAACGCGTCATGATTTCAAAGTTACCCGCCGCAACGTCGAAACGGGTCGTCGATGCGTTACACACGTATCCGTATTATATTTATGAATCAGTTATCCCGATCATGGACCCGTCCGAGAATAGTCTGATTGGTTGCCTCTATTTGGCACGGTATGATGAACAGTATGATGCAAGTGAAAAGTCCGAACTGAACGCGTTCGCAAGCCAGCTCGCCATCTCACTTCTTCGGATGCAACTCTATCTTCAGATGCAACAGGATCGGAAAGAAACAGCCCAACTGATTAATTCGGTGCGTGAAGCTATTCTATATGTAAACTATGAAGATGACACTGTCGTCGGAAATCGTGCCTTCATCCGCATGTTTGATGATCTTCACTTTGACTATAAAGGGTACGAAGAGTTGTCCGCCATCAACATCGATATCGAGCAATTAGCAAAACGCGTCGACCAACACGAGCAATTCGTTCGGTACTTCGAGCGAGTCTTCTCCCAAGACCCACCGGAAGACGGGCTCACGATTTCGATTGATCAAGGTGATTGCTTTATCCAACTCTATGCCGAAAGTATTTATCGTGATCGTCGACTCCGTGGGACAATGCTCGTCCTACGTGACGTTACCGCCGAGACTGAGGTTGACCGGATGAAATCTGAACTCGTAACGACTGTGTCGCACGAATTAAGAACGCCCCTTTCATCGATTTATGGGTTTACCGAACTCATGTTGTCGCGCGACTTGAATGAAAGCCGTCGAGAACTGTATTTGCATACGATCTATGATGAGGCGAAGCGACTCTCATATCTCGTCAGCGATTTCTTAGACTTGCAGAAGATGGAATCCGGAAAACAGACGTTTGAATGGGAGCCGGTCGACCTATATGAACTCGTGTCAAATAGCGTCGCATTTTATCAAGAAACAACGGACCTTCATGAGCTATTCATCGACGTTGATATCGAACAAAATTTCGTCATCGATGCCGACTTAGAAGGGATGCGACAGCTGTTCGGCAACCTGTTAAGTAACGCCATCAAATATTCACCGGACGGCGGGAATATTCTTGTATCACTCGAGCGCATAGATGAAGAGGTTGTGATCAAAGTAAAAGACCATGGAATGGGCATACCGACTGCCTCTCTTCCTCATCTCTTCGGAAAATTTTATCGCGTTGACAACTCGGATCGACGCAAAATCGGGGGGACCGGGCTCGGGCTCGCTATCTGTAAAGAGATTGCTAAAGCTCATGACGGACAACTCCATGTCGAATCAGTTTATGGGGAAGGAAGTACTTTCATCTGTGAACTTCCCGCATCGAAAGAACATATCATGCAATAA